In the genome of Lactuca sativa cultivar Salinas chromosome 3, Lsat_Salinas_v11, whole genome shotgun sequence, the window cccctataaaagggatgcgaggcttccgaagaaagggctccaattctctcatttcctttgtgttcttgcctcgttttccgtgcccattttaacccgaagccctggtcattttgctccagtcccgaagatcgtttctactcccgagattcctgagaatcccgaaaaaaatccgtttcccgagacgaaactctaccCGGTTTctatctcgctttcttcaaattttcaagtgagttcataccccttaatcaaatttttaaatgttctataaatgcttttatatgctttcaaggcgggggaatacaagtaaaacacacgagtatcatcgtatgttatataaagaatttttatatgcttttatataaccaaatcatatatgatttataaactttataaagaactttcgtatataaaatatgttacaatagcattctatcttttgaaatataaattgttgtaatgcatgtataaactaaacattttcttagattatatgtatacttgtctatcttaggctctacaaaaatctatactttcataacaagtgattccttttctaggtatttctaaacaaacaagacacacttttagaaaactataataggtatagttttacgaggatattactaacttttacatactagaaacacgatttttaagaaatcactttcatatacaagaacaaatgaacatttttaacatgtaaatctgtttttataccacggtttgtgagacattaacttcacgtacgttcgagtacacatttcaagtcctgtattatataccagaatcccttggatggggagcatggtgtttgtgtatagatctatacgggcttgacaacccgcgccttgactgttagctacagtccatcttttggggtgacaaacgtcataacattccaacgcctgaagaccgttgtgtataggcattccgagtcaatagtatggttataaaactcacatgtgttattaaaaatgcattgatttacgaggttttcaaacatattggttattttacacttacatacatttttagaaacaaacattggtcttgagagaagtctacttttatactagtagaaaatataggattttctagaaacaaacaaacaaggacaaaacatttcatttcatacaaacattgtcatttaatacttatgaaactcaccagcttaaatgctgatctactctttcaaaattacttgtatgtcccagggattcagtaatttcaggtactaatatgcttttgaagaagagatgctgcggcgccagtttaatctcatattttgacatcatattgtaattggttttgaacatgtaacttttgacaaatgtaaacttttaattatatatatgatggttgtattgctttctttactatgtattcatttgttacgttaccacatgaagtcatccgcccccgaaggtttccgccgttcaggtttgggggtgtgacagattggtatcagagcaatgtttatagtgaactaagtatatcgaaccacataagatatacaaactataaatgcttaagggactaatactctctgacaaaacattttcttttgtttttacgcttgagcagcgttacgtttaacttaaattgtttgttcatttaagtacaaatacatgcatacaacaaactattttcatgattttaactatacaacaagtatttagacaagttgacactacgattaaaactcgatatatataatcagatttaggacaaatatagcgtgatcaactatatttgtccgagatcggaccaatatatatcgaggattgctcgtagtaagcaacaagtcaaaacttaccaaactgtcacgagaatcaaacacaagaatataaatactataggagtatttgatacataaactagtttaacttacatgttttgcatgtgttaactttattcaattcttataaccctacttctcgtacagtcaaatggctggatttcaccaccctggcgacccctactttcctaaACAAGTCAAtggaggatgggtcgaagatgatcccgaagaggacgaggaacccatagaagtggaggATGACTCcagtaccgactcagagccggaagtgatcaacccaccaTCCGTACAACCTcctgtcttcgtaaggaactttcaaggaccgactcccgtctggggaagtcacctccaccattggagccaacaacaaaacctatgccctccctacggcatgtgtcgggacttctacgatgtctgaggcggaggttcggctgatcgggcactcccagtaatggtgggtaagctagccaatcaatcctatcaatccggagttcaagctagccgacttcgggatgtcaacgtggaagtacaggttcacacttccgacatccgtggGCTGGACAGaatgcaagacaatgctcaactccaaaccgaggcattccaagcgcaaatgattgcagccctcgccgatttaagggaacaacaagccgcttttgatcggcgtctaatggagtcaaagcaatcggatgcggagtcaagctccaagcgcaacctacgtcgcaagtagtgcttgcaaaaatctcaaattttgttataagttaggacctcggctaaaagtctttaaattttctcaaactttgtaaccggagacccttataggggtcaatttttcgtgatcgttgtatcaactattatattaatataagtggcactattattactatgttgagtatttcattAAATACTTGAAAAATCATCGAGAAAACCAAAtgtttgattcatattttcagttttacaaataactttcattatgctattttaagactcatactatcatctgttgtcgaACTATAGCAATTTGGTTCATAAGACACATTCAGTTTCTATACTAAGTAATTCTTATcattatcttttcaacctatagttgaaggatgacTCCGCATAGGAAttcaaggcgaaacaacggtggggaagcacctgtaccaccaccacctcaatttgatgctgtcatgttccaagcagcaatCACCGTAGCGGTAGCAGCTGCCctgtcacagatcaataattcgagtactactggctcgggaactggcacacacctatccaaccatggtgagagtcatgggcaaccccgagaatgcacctataaggattttactaatgccaaaccccggatgttttatgggaCTGGTggcgtgatatatatatatatatatatatatatatatatatatatatatatatatatatatatatatatatatatatatatatatatatatattaacatatcTAGAAGTATATAAATCAAAACTATGTTTatgtaaaataaatataataatgttTCTAAATACGTAAAATAGATATTTATGCTTCTACAGGTGGATAAATACTTATTTTTCGAaccataaataaatatatttttatgttttcaagaaATTTAATTACATTAGAAGTATAACTACGTATTTATACTTCTATAGAAGTAAAAATATGTACTTTTTTCAATTGTAGAAGTACACATACATATTTTTAAAGGCATACATATGTATTTTGATGATTTTGAGaagtataattatatttttataaatataaatacatatttttacttttatagaaatataaatatttatcttttcagaaatataatatgtgtatttaaaagtataattatatttttttatttatagaaacacatttttaattaatatacttTTAGATATGTAAAAATacacaattatacttttaaaaaataattaatatttctaaaaAACACAAAAAGTACATATTTGTACTTCTAAAAACGTATTTATGTGATGTTTAGTTAAACCTTTTTTTTTCGTATATAATTGCGTTTACGTTTAGTaagtaaaaaaacatatttattgtaAAAAGGTAAAAAACTTGTAAACTTAAGGATTTTTTATGGTAAATACTATTCTTTAGTAACCTAGAAGTATTTCATTACAGGTTacatgagaaaaaaaaaaagaaaaaaacttggCAAACCTTGGGCAAAAATGaacaataatttttcacaaaataaaaacAACAGAAATTACCAAAACTTAAAAGACTTATTGTGAAAAGCATAAAACAAATGACCCTTTCATTGAAATTAgaataaatacataaacaaaaaaataaaacgtAAAAACATAATGAAATAAACAATCATAAAATCATCAAATGAAAACACATTCCAACAATTACTCTAGAATCTGGAGTCTACTCTAGAATGACAATCATTAAATGGATACTTTGGAATGACATTTCGGAATAATTAATATGGAATCCGGAGTCTACAATTTCCATATTCATGACATGTTGGTCAATTTGCCAAaaataaatgatatattttttttcgataaagataTTTATATTGGTTAGTTATTTAATCGTCCAATCATTACATAAATAACTCCCCGTAAATGACGGTACTATTAAAacatttttagagtaaattacattttgatgCATGTCATCAAAATTATGAATTAGTAAGGAAGATCTTTGCCATTTTATTTTGCTTCGGATATGGTGATTGCCTGAACTAACAACATCAAAAATCTATGTTATGTATGTGAAACATAAATTACTATTTTACATCTTCTTCTAATACTTTTAATAGATTTTATTTATATCATCACCCAAGACATGGTAACAACAAGCATGACCAAGAAACAAACAACACTCTTACTACTGCTACAGAATTTTCCGATGGCTGGCATGGACATGCCTCTAATATCCATCCACTAGTAAAaaccaaatttttatttatttatttattttttgtgatgGTTTTCCCATAATTTATCAAACATAAATAAATCCATGTGTAAATTGTAACACGTTACATACAAATTTTAGTAATTATAAAGAGGGTTGAACGAGTGTCTTACATGAAATGATGTTCAAAAAATTACATGCGATTTTAATCAATAAGCTTCCACGCAACTTCATCCATTGGAAATTCGAACAATTGATTTTGGCCATCTTCTTGCTCAACAACATTTAATTCCTGTCCTGCCACCggagaaccaccaaacaaccacCCATATTCGCCATCTTCCATTTCAATGTCATCAAATAAGTCGTCAAAATACTCCTTACCCTTGTCATCGAGTATACTGGGTGATGAGCTTAACCCGAAGGATATATCACAGTTGTTGTTATCATCATCATTTGATGTTCTTATTAGGCTACACTCTCCATGAGCCATAATCTGCGGGTTTTCATCCATGCACTGGTTTAGGGTATTGGTTAAGGCAAGCGTTTTTGGCTTAATAACTGTTGTTGTGATGTTTTGCATGGGTTTAGCATCACTAGAttctttcttttgttgtttggatcGAGGTTGAATATTTGTGTTCCAGTAGTTTTTCACATCATTAGCAGTTCTTCCCGGTATTCTCCCAGCAATCAATGACCatctaaaattaaaataaaatttatcttccagttttatttaatttttattaattttattataagTAAGTAAGAAGTTGTGCTTATATACCTATTTCCTAAAAGCTTGTGAAGCCTGAGTATGAGATCAACTTCATCTTCACCAAAATTTCCTCTTTTTATATTTGGCCGGAGATAATTCAACCATCGCAGTCTACAACTCTTTCTGCATCTGCTTAACCCTGCAAACATACATCACATATGAAAATATTTAGACAAGGAACAAACCTACATAAAGAACTCGTAGTTTCTATTATATTTTTCTTTCAAAGAGGACAAGAAAGAGTTAGGAGATAAACGTTTTGCAACACAAAAAGAGTACAAGAATTTGCTACCTGCTCTAAGAGGAACGAGGTTCCATTTCCCTTCCCCGTATTTCTCAATACACTTCTTAAGAAGCGTATCTTCATGTGCAGTCCATGCACCTTTTCTTAATCCTAAACCATGAGTAGTGGTAACTGGTTTCATTTCCTTTGTACTCTTTTCAGTACTCATGTTGTACATAAATACAGTCCAAGAAGGTCTAATATATTCTAGTGAATCTCTCCTTAAAGTAGCATGAAGCACGTGTTAAATTCATATGTGCATATACCATTTAATTCATTACCTTTTTATAGACGCAGATAGGGATGCATGTCTTTTACAGCCCTTCTCTCCACATGTATGCAGTACGTGCACACTGATTTCTCCACAAAAATATGAATGTCCCACAAACCATTGTGCATGATAGACAAAGATGTGATATGTATCATATTCAATAATTGGTTTCAGTAAATAGATAATAGTTGTATTTTgtaattaatgttttatttttattttaaatattagaGTAAATTCCAAtcttggtccctgtggtttactgGTTATAACAGTTTTGGTCTTACTATTGGAAAAGTAATACACTACAAGAAATCAATGCATTAGCGGCGACACAATTAGAGGCGACAAAGACTTTTAGCGGCGACACAATACTATGTCGCCGCTAAAAGCCTTTGTCGCCGCTAATTGTGTCGCCGTTAATGCCTTGTTGCCCGAATCCGTGTTATCCCCTTCTGGTAAACCTTAGTTGTCCGATCGAGTATATAATCCAACGGTTGGGGCATCGTTTTCGCACAAAAGCAATACCGGCGACaatttgtcgccgctaaaggtcgaAAATAGTCGCTGCTAAAGCTCGAAAAAAAGACGCGGCATAAGTTCCCTCGTTAGTTGTCGCCGCTATTGGCTTTTGTTGCCGCTAAAGGCTAATTGTCGCCGCCATtgatgtcgccgctaaaggtcgaCGCAAATAACAACCCCTTTCTGTTTTCACAGCTTTCATTTGTCTGTGTTTTTATCCATTCTCTTCGAAGATTTTTGCTCAATTGAGTTTCCCAGAGGCTAGAAGACATACCGACGACGCTTATAGACCACCGGAAACTCCCCACTTCCACATCTCTGATGATTTAACTGTGACATTAATTCTGGCACTGTTGCTGTCGATTTCCTCTGTGGTTTGTGTTTTCGTTCCTcttttcttcttttccttctcttttaATGTCGATTTCTACTTGTATTTGTGATTAGTTGCACAAAATTGTTTCTCTTTCTCTTCTGACCAGAATTCCAAACGTAATTGttttttttgttggtttttgTTGTCTTAAgttacaccaccaccaccaagcaCTGTTGCAACATCGAAGACTACCACCACCAATTGAAAGAGAGCAAAATTTTGGGAACCACAGGTGCATTTTTTGTAATTTGTTATATATGTGTGcatttatgtgtgtgttttgtgtgtatatatatatgtgtatttcatatatgtgtgtgaaatatgttatatgtatgtgtatttcATATATGTGTGTGAAAATTGTGTGTATTTCATCTATGTGCATGTATAAAATGTAcgtatatatgtgtataatgtatgtatgtatgcattTGTATGCAATTTGGATTGTGTTGATGTTGTTTTATGTGTATAAaaagtatgtatatatgtgtataatgtatgtatgtatgtatttataaACAATTTGGAGTGTGTTGAtggttgttttatgtttataaaaagtatgcatatatgtgtataatgtatgtatgtgtgtatttgtATGCAATTTGTAGTGTGTTGATGGTTGTTTTATATGTATAAaaagtatgtatatatgtgtataatgtatgtatgtgtgtatttgtATTCAATTTGGAGTGTATTAGTATGCAATGTGTAAACTACAATGTCATaatggaaaaaaaaacaaaaaacaagtaGGATGTTATTATTGAAAATGTTATTTAAAGTAAATTACTATGATAGTTCCTATGTAATGTGTATTTGTAAATAAATTGGTAATTATTAGTTTGTTGGTTTGTTAGTTTGATTGTTGGTTTAATTTAGAAGGTTAATGTAATTAGTTGGTTTGTTAATTTGATAGCTTGTTGATATATAGATAAATTGGTAATCGGTAGTTTTCTTATCATTTGGTAGTTTTTAGGTTGGTTTAAGTTAATAAGTTAAATTACAagtttatatgttattatttacAATATAGTTGGAGAATCTTCTACCAATGTCCAACAATTCGGAGAATACTATGGAACTTATAGCAGGGAACGAGGGTGGCGGTGATGACGACACGTCGTGTTAGTTTTATCTTTTTTATTAGAGATTGTAGTACGACAAAAATTTATaagaattttgttatttattttggtgtatGTATGGTATTATAAAACTTGGATGTTATGTAATCGTTTTTCTGCATTTAACGTATCGGTTTTTCTGTAGTTAACGTTATTATGTATCAGTTTTTTGACAACCGGAAATGActgcttttaaaaaaaaaattaaaaaagccAATAGTGGCGATGCGtatcattagcggcgacattATCATTAGCGGCGATGGTGAGCATTCGCGGCGACTTTTTGAGCAATAGGGACAAAGCAGTAGCGGCGACGTGTCGCCGGTAAAAGTATTAGCGGCGACTTTCGTGAGCAATAGCGGCGATTTTTGTCGCCGGTAAtacccttttttcttgtagtgataccACCGGTTCCTATGGAGAGTTTTGGAAACACCGGTGATCATCCCCTCTAACAACCCTAACCCTAATGGAGGGGCTGTTAAACATtttaaaaagacaaaattgcCACTACAATGGCTTCCGCCACTACCACTCACCCACCACCATCAGGGGAAGTTGAGGAGAATTACCGAAATGGAAACGGTAAATATTTGAGTTAGAATTTTCATTCATCACATCGATGGATCATTCATGAATTTCTTTGGGGTTTGAGATTCTCCTTAATCTTTTCAATTCAATTTCATCGTCTTCTTACTCTTCTAAACGATTGATGATCATCAATAttgatggatttttgaagttcatGGTAAAATCGGTCATTATCGACGTTTTTTTTAATTCATTAAAGaaattgttttttataatttCTAGGTTTGATCAAAAAGCGAGTTTTGGTCATCGTTTTGGGTTTGATTAGTTTATACAGAAAAAACAGAGCACAAAGAAACACTTTTTCTTTGGGCGACAAATTTTTATATAAATGTAAAATTGAATCTGTGTTGCGTATTTAAAACTATATATTAATATACCGGATAATCAACATGTTTAGAGGAACGATGATGTTGCTAACTCTTcgtcaaaattttcttttcataACATCGAAGGTACAACTGTACATAGACACTTCTGTTTCAagttttaaattaatattttctatttatgatttactaatgcTTAATTTTGAAGTAACCCATTAGTTTTGAAGAATGCGAAATGATATATTCATCAATTTTAATGagattgatatgcatttattattgaaaCATTttagttcaatacatatcgattgaaggcaaatGGGCAACAAGCTGCTccgctagccctttctggatggcaaaaccaattcttttgaaaacaacatttgtaaatctaggagatatgacattagaattCATGACCCATTGGACTCTATTGAGGAGTTCCACCGTAGCTTCTATATAGACGTTACTCGATTACATTTGATTCATATGTTCTATTTCCATTTCCCATATTTTTTCTCTGTTTGTTTGCCCTATCTCCCAATTCCTATTTCCGTACGATAATTTTGACACTACAAGAAAATCAACCTTTAGCGGCGACGGAGGCCTTTAGCGGCGACTCTAGAGATTATCGCCGCTAAAAGCCTATGTCGCCGGtaatagtgtcgccgctaaagggtgATCACCCGAATCCGCGTTTTCCCCTTCGCTTACATCTAAACCGTTCGATCAAATATCCAATCCAACTGTTGGGGTCCCTTATCCGAACTAACCTAATACCGGCGACATatgcgtcgccgctaaaggttgAAATTGTCTCCACTAATAGTTCACTAAAAAATGACATGGTACCCTTCCCTCCAAATTGTCGCCGCTATTGATAAGTGTCGCCGGTAAAACCCtatttgtcgccgctaaaggcgttGCCGGTAAAGCCTCTCGCAGATAAAAAAAAACGCACGCAGTAGACTTCATTCTTCCTTTCTGTTTACCTTCCCTAGCCTTCACCCATTCCAGCTTCttccgagttcatcttcaatttGCTTGTTCCATCCCGATTTCTCCCCACATTGTGTCATATTAAGGATATTAAGGATGAAGGTGTGATTTGGGACCGATTTCTAACTCAATTTCTTGAAGAAAGGTAATTTGATTTGCTAATTTCTTTGATAATTTCCTTGTTAATTTGTATGTTAACATTGAAAAAGTGTTGATTAAATTTCTAAGATTTGGTAATTTAATTTTACCCTTGCAAATATTGTTGAAGAGATTTGTGACATCTTAGATGGCTCCTAGGTTTTGTTGGAGGACATTTGACCTTACAAGCAAGGAAACATCATCTTTACTGTCGATTCGTAGCTTCATCGGGTGAATAGCAGTTTTTCCGGCTACATATCCGTTGATTTCCGCCACTACAGGTTCtattatattcattttttttgtGAA includes:
- the LOC111902421 gene encoding transcription factor MYB90, whose protein sequence is MYNMSTEKSTKEMKPVTTTHGLGLRKGAWTAHEDTLLKKCIEKYGEGKWNLVPLRAGLSRCRKSCRLRWLNYLRPNIKRGNFGEDEVDLILRLHKLLGNRWSLIAGRIPGRTANDVKNYWNTNIQPRSKQQKKESSDAKPMQNITTTVIKPKTLALTNTLNQCMDENPQIMAHGECSLIRTSNDDDNNNCDISFGLSSSPSILDDKGKEYFDDLFDDIEMEDGEYGWLFGGSPVAGQELNVVEQEDGQNQLFEFPMDEVAWKLID